Proteins encoded within one genomic window of Episyrphus balteatus chromosome 1, idEpiBalt1.1, whole genome shotgun sequence:
- the LOC129913538 gene encoding peptidylprolyl isomerase domain and WD repeat-containing protein 1, producing MSDENQINNTPVEVPSLKRRPEENASDEEWIGPMPCESAKPKKKKFLPYEKIYLENLPNAESYEKSYMHRDVISHLVSTKTDFIITGSVDGHIKFWKKVEEGIEFVKHFRSHLMPIISLATNSNGTLLSSASADKCVKVFDVVNFDMISIIKLEFTPLCTEWIHSPGDAINSLAVSDKDSNKIYIYDGHGNGEALHVLDKLHLAPVVSICYNCVYSTVISIDKNGILEYWMNSKYDYKFPSKLVSFESKLDTGLYEFSKNKTRVTGLAVSKDGKRFAAISTDRKVRVFKFISGKLIRVFDEALARFQEIQKTSNALPNMEFGRRMATERDLEKSDHFTNSNIIFDYSGNFIMYPTMLGIKLVNIETNRCVTIMGKTDNIRPLNIALFQGKARKAKAAITIEQEASDNPTLQSLANDPTLFCTAYKKPRFYLYSRRLPSDLQDVDRDIFNEKPSKEDIIAVPEGQGSQRVYDNAILHTTMGDIHIKLFHKECPKSVENFCVHSKNGYYNGHIFHRVIKGFMIQTGDPTGTGTGGQSIWGHDFKDEFVSSLKHDRPYTVSMANAGPNSNGSQFFITVLPTPWLDNKHTVFGRVFRGMEVVQNICNSKTNPKTDKPYDDIKIISMYLSN from the exons ATGTCTGATGAAAACCAAATTAACAATACACCTGTCGAAGTACCTAGTTTAAAACGTCGACCTGAAGAAAATGCTAGCGACGAAGAATGGATTGGACCAATGCCATGTGAATCTGCTAAGCCCAAAAAGAAAAAGT TTCTTCcctatgaaaaaatttatttagaaaatcttCCCAATGCTGAAAGCTATGAAAAGAGTTACATGCATCGAGACGTAATATCGCATcttgtttcaacaaaaaccGATTTCATCATTACTGGAAGTGTTGATGGACATATTAAATTCTGGAAGAAAGTCGAAGAAGGAATAGAGTTTGTTAAACATTTTCGAAGTCATCTCA TGCCCATTATTTCATTGGCCACAAACAGCAATGGAACTCTATTGTCCTCTGCATCAGCCGACAAGTGTGTTAAAGTTTTCGACGTTGTTAACTTTGACATGATTAGCATAATAAAGCTTGAATTCACGCCTTTGTGCACAGAATGGATTCATTCTCCAGGAGATGCAATAAACAGTCTTGCTGT atctGATAAAGACTCTaacaaaatttacatttatgACGGACATGGAAACGGAGAAGCTTTGCATGTATTAGACAAGTTACATTTGGCTCCGGTAGTTTCTATTTGTTATAACTGTGTGTACTCAACAGTTATTTCTATAGATAAAAATGGAATCCTAGAATATTGGATGAATTCTAAATATGATTACAAATTTCCTTCGAAATTAGTGTCTTTCGAATCCAAATTGGATACag gaCTCTATGAATTCTCAAAGAACAAGACGCGTGTTACAGGCTTAGCCGTTTCCAAAGATGGAAAACGATTTGCTGCTATTTCCACTGatagaaaa GTACGAGTGTTTAAATTCATTTCGGGAAAACTCATCAGAGTTTTCGATGAAGCTCTTGCTCGTTTccaagaaattcaaaaaacatcAAATGCTCTTCCAAATATGGAATTCGGCCGAAG AATGGCTACAGAACGTGATTTAGAAAAGTCCGATCACTTTACAAATAGTAACATTATCTTTGATTACAGTGGAAATTTTATTATGTACCCAACAATGCTTGGAATAAAATTGGTTAATATTGAAACTAATCGATGTGTAACAATTATGGGGAAAACAGATAACATAAGGCCTCTTAATATTGCATTGTTTCAG ggGAAAGCTAGAAAAGCAAAAGCAGCCATAACTATAGAGCAAGAAGCCAGTGATAATCCAACGCTTCAGTCATTAGCAAATGATCCGACTTTATTTTGTACAGCTTACAA aaaaccAAGATTCTACCTCTATAGTAGACGCCTTCCATCTGATCTTCAAGACGTTGATCGTGATATTTTCAACGAAAAACCATCCAAAGAAGACATTATTGCAGTTCCTGAGGGTCAAG GTAGCCAAAGGGTATATGATAATGCCATTCTTCATACAACTATGGGTGATATTCATATAAAACTTTTCCACAAGGAATGTCCGAAATCAGTTGAAAATTTCTGTGTTCATAGTAAAAACGG atattacaACGGACATATTTTCCACCGAGTAATAAAAGGTTTCATGATTCAGACTGGAGATCCAACGGGAACAGGAACTGGGGGCCAGTCGATATGGGGCCATGATTTCAAAGATGAATTTGTTTCAAGTCTTAAACATGATCGGCCGTATACCGTGAGCATGGCAAACGCTGGACCAAATTCAAATGGCAGTCAATTCTTTATAACAGTTCTGCCAACA CCCTGGTTGGATAATAAGCATACAGTGTTCGGCCGTGTCTTTCGAGGGATGGAAGTTGTTCAAAACATAtgcaattcaaaaacaaatcccAAAACAGATAAACCTTATGacgatataaaaattatttcaatgtatctaagtaattaa
- the LOC129913562 gene encoding decapping nuclease DXO homolog: protein MALVDTGLSGRLNPGNKLPFPKIEKPYILGCFSVNTNRDFVNSAENFRYFRMPNKMPLDLNIGYGHAKSKQEQMQDERLDHPLQFIQCHQDELLSKPENASNKGVGEFDFICFRGLLRLLMCTPYESREDWCIHATRYKGNIYMSQKETDQKRHQRYNETENQKKFCSYGYKFEQYCMTHDPSEEPNTNTPVDECEEFYCMYKTKIQGMEILFGAEVDGALSSAVAQNIESREELNSLKLVELKCSLRPANKRQQQNFYRFKCRNWWCQSFLVGIQDLMVGYRNDKGLVDEIKHMEVRSLPKLASNYWAPSQCADFLVKFLQMLKNTMKDVNCPHTVYEFYFDPRSKMIGYRIYRNEPSHTLLPDWYVTMLQQRSNV, encoded by the exons ATGGCACTTGTAGACACCGGCCTAAGTGGCCGGCTTAATCCTGGCAACAAATTACCTTTTCCTAAAATAGAGAAACCCTACATTCTAGGTTGCTTCAGCGTCAACACGAACCGTGACTTTGTTAATTCAGCCGAAAACTTCCGTTACTTTCGAATGCCAAACAAAATGCCATTGGACCTAAATATTGGCTATGGACATGCAAAATCCAAACAAGAACAAATGCAAGATGAACGACTCGATCATCCGTTGCAATTTATTCAGTGCCATCAAGATGAGCTTTTATCAAAACCAGAAAATGCCAGCAATAAGGGTGTTggtgaatttgattttatatgTTTCCGTGGTCTGCTTCGTTTGCTAATGTGCACACCATACGAGTCAAGAGAAGACTGGTGTATTCATGCTACACGATATAAAGGCAATATCTACATGAGTCAAAAGGAAACGGATCAGAAACGACATCAGCGCTACAAtgaaactgaaaaccaaaaaaaattctgctccTACGGCTATAAATTCGAACAATACTGTATGACGCACGATCCATCTGAAGAACCAAACACAAATACTCCGGTTGATGAATGTGAGGAATTCTATTGCATGTACAAAACTAAAATACAAGGCATGGAAATACTGTTTGGAGCTGAAGTTGATGGCGCATTGAGCAGTGCTGTTGCACAAAATATCGAAAGCAGAGAAGAATTGAACTCACTGAAGCTGGTAGAACTTAAGTGTTCGCTTCGACCTGCCAACAAACGGCAGCAACAAAACTTTTACCGCTTTAAGTGCAGGAACTGGTGGTGCCAGAGCTTTCTTGTTGGAATTCAAGATCTCATGGTTGGATATAGGAACGATAAAGGACTTGTGGATGAGATCAAGCACATGGAAGTTCGATCTTTGCCGAAACTAGCTTCG aattaTTGGGCTCCATCGCAATGTGCTGATTTCCTTGTGAAATTccttcaaatgttaaaaaatacgaTGAAGGATGTAAACTGTCCCCATACAGTTTACGAATTTTACTTCGATCCTCGGTCTAAAATGATTGGTTATAGGATCTACCGGAATGAGCCTTCACATACTCTCTTACCGGATTGGTATGTGACAATGTTACAACAACGTTCTAATGTTTAA